The region TTTCGCCATCCCCAAGGCTAGACCCACCGCAAACAAAATACCCAAATTATCAAGAATCGACGCACCGCCCTTAATTAAAAATGCTGATAACACATTCCCTGATCCCCAACCATTGGGGTCAATCCAATAGCCAATACCCATAAACAGTGCAGCAATCGGTAAAGCTGCTACAGGCAACATTAAAGATCGACCAATACGTTGTAAATAATCTTTCACTTTTTTCTCCTTTTGAGCTTAAGCTCCTATCCTCTCTTATCGGCTGATTCTTGGATAAGCCCACATCCCCGCCATGCGTAATACATCGCGCGTAATTGCATAATGCTCATCATGTGCCAAAAGCTCCTCCATGGAAATATCTTGCCAGCCCAAATTGTGCACATGAAACAGCTCTGGCTGCTCTAATCGATCCTTGAAGATCTCATTACCGACTTTAAATAGGGTAACTGCACGTTTAAGATGCGTCGCGCTTGAGATAATGGTAACATTTTTAATATGAGGTTGACTCTCCAGAATTTTAAGTGAAAAAAGCAAATTTTCTACCGTATCGCGTGCCATATTCTCCTCAATTAGCCGATCTTGCTCAATACCATGCTCCATAAGCCACTGTGCCATAAGACGACCCTCCGTTTGACCATTACGCTCTACTCCGCCTGTCAAAATAATTTGACTTTGAGGATAACGCTCCAACGCCAGAAGGGCTACCTTTAAACGCTCTATTAACGTTGGTTTCATTGTGCCATCAGGATTAAGCTCAAATCCTAGCAAAATAAAGATATTATCAATTTCAGGAAGACTCTCCACGTTCATATTAATACGAATTTCTCCACGCTTATCAATCGCCTCACTCATAATATCAAATAAAACTCTCTTAGTGCTTACCTGTATCTGTGCATAAGCGCGCTGATAACTTACCCCATCGCTTGCCAAACGCGCATAAAGAGCCCAATTCATCAAAGCATCGCTAATACCATTTACTTGATAAGCTTTTTCATAATAGGCAATACTTTCTGCTAAATCACCCTGTGTTGCAGAGAGATAGCCTAATCCCATTAAATAACTCGCATCCTGTGGATTGATCGCATCCAATAGCTGTAAAATCTCTCGCTGATATTCCACACTCTCCTCTTTAGAAAGCGTGTTGTGATGAAGGTAATAGTAAATAAAAAGCTCTTCTAAACGCGCAATACGTAGCGATAACGTATCACCTTGATTAGCCTTTTTGAGATGTTCAAAAAAAGAGATCGAAAAACTCTCTGTCGTATCGACCCCTATCGCTAAAGCTCCCGATTCATTGCCCGCTCTCTGACAACCTAACATCGCAAAAATTCCCCAGATCAATAACATCATGTGTCT is a window of Entomospira culicis DNA encoding:
- a CDS encoding YdcF family protein encodes the protein MKKRHMMLLIWGIFAMLGCQRAGNESGALAIGVDTTESFSISFFEHLKKANQGDTLSLRIARLEELFIYYYLHHNTLSKEESVEYQREILQLLDAINPQDASYLMGLGYLSATQGDLAESIAYYEKAYQVNGISDALMNWALYARLASDGVSYQRAYAQIQVSTKRVLFDIMSEAIDKRGEIRINMNVESLPEIDNIFILLGFELNPDGTMKPTLIERLKVALLALERYPQSQIILTGGVERNGQTEGRLMAQWLMEHGIEQDRLIEENMARDTVENLLFSLKILESQPHIKNVTIISSATHLKRAVTLFKVGNEIFKDRLEQPELFHVHNLGWQDISMEELLAHDEHYAITRDVLRMAGMWAYPRISR